Proteins encoded together in one Rhipicephalus sanguineus isolate Rsan-2018 chromosome 9, BIME_Rsan_1.4, whole genome shotgun sequence window:
- the LOC125759919 gene encoding amiloride-sensitive sodium channel subunit alpha-like has translation MVLDTEIEEYLPLSTEVGFKVMIHEPGVEADYNRNGVHIPPEFASYLRLAKTTLQRLEPPYPEPCRHDWPPGYKEILFTQTSYTREKCLAACLQLTIVKRCGCMDYSVRTFNITGVERCCSGSGAY, from the exons ATGGTACTGGACACCGAGATCGAAGAATATCTGCCTCTGTCGACAGAGGTCGGCTTCAAGGTCATGATACACGAACCGGGAGTGGAGGCGGACTATAACCGCAACGGAGTGCACATACCACCGGAGTTCGCATCGTACTTGCGACTTGCCAAG ACGACGCTACAGAGGCTGGAGCCTCCGTACCCGGAGCCCTGCCGCCATGACTGGCCACCGGGGTACAAGGAGATACTCTTCACTCAGACCAGCTACACGCGGGAG AAGTGCCTGGCGGCGTGCCTGCAGCTGACCATAGTGAAGCGGTGCGGATGCATGGACTACAGCGTGCGAACCTTCAACATTACCGGAGTGGAGCGCTGCTGCAGCGGAAGCGGTGCGTATTGA